From Musa acuminata AAA Group cultivar baxijiao chromosome BXJ3-8, Cavendish_Baxijiao_AAA, whole genome shotgun sequence, one genomic window encodes:
- the LOC103994827 gene encoding fructose-bisphosphate aldolase, chloroplastic-like: protein MASAALLKSSFLPKRSEWHTTRKSSTPQPTVIAFSVRAGAYSNELVKTAKSIASPGRGILAMDESNATCGKRLATIGLENTEANRQAYRTLLVSAPGLGQYISGAILFEETLYQSTTDGKKMVDVLTQQNIMPGIKVDKGLVPLTGSNDESWCQGLDGLASRCAAYYQQGARFAKWRTVVSIPNGPSALAVKEAAWGLARYAAIAQDNGLVPIVEPEILLDGDHGIERTFEVAQKVWAEVFFYLAENNVMFEGILLKPSMVTPGAECPEKATPKQVAEYTLKLLHRRIPPAVPGIMFLSGGQSEVEATFNLNAMNQGPNPWHVSFSYARALQNTCLKTWGGRPENVKAAQDALLFRAKANSLAQLGKYTGEGESAEATKGMFVKGYTY, encoded by the exons ATGGCCTCAGCTGCTCTCCTGAAGTCTTCTTTCCTTCCCAAGAGATCTGAATGGCACACTACACGGAAATCATCAACCCCTCAGCCGACGGTCATCGCTTTCAGCGTTCGTGCTGGCGCCTACTCCAACGAGCTTGTCAAGACAGCA AAAAGTATTGCGTCACCAGGTAGAGGAATACTGGCCATGGATGAATCCAACGCCACCTGCGGGAAAAGACTCGCAACGATCGGGCTGGAGAACACCGAGGCGAACCGACAAGCTTACAGGACCCTCCTTGTCTCAGCACCTGGTCTGGGTCAGTACATCTCCGGAGCAATCCTGTTCGAGGAAACTCTTTATCAGTCGACCACAGATGGTAAGAAGATGGTTGATGTTCTTACTCAACAGAACATAATGCCAGGGATCAAGGTCGACAAG GGTTTAGTGCCACTCACTGGCTCAAATGACGAATCATGGTGCCAAGGACTGGACGGCCTGGCATCGCGATGCGCAGCATACTATCAACAGGGTGCCCGCTTTGCTAAATG GCGTACAGTGGTCAGCATTCCAAATGGCCCATCGGCTCTTGCAGTCAAGGAAGCTGCCTGGGGCTTGGCTCGATACGCTGCCATCGCACAA GACAATGGGTTGGTGCCGATTGTGGAGCCAGAAATCCTGCTTGACGGAGACCACGGAATCGAGAGGACCTTCGAGGTTGCACAGAAAGTATGGGCTGAGGTCTTCTTCTACCTGGCCGAGAACAACGTCATGTTCGAAGGCATCCTCCTGAAGCCGAGCATGGTGACCCCGGGCGCTGAGTGCCCAGAGAAAGCCACACCAAAGCAAGTTGCTGAGTACACCTTGAAGCTTCTGCACAGAAGAATCCCACCTGCTGTTCCTGGCATCATG TTTCTTTCCGGAGGCCAGTCGGAGGTGGAGGCAACCTTCAACCTGAACGCCATGAACCAAGGCCCCAACCCATGGCACGTCTCCTTCTCCTACGCCAGAGCGCTACAGAACACCTGCCTCAAGACATGGGGAGGGAGGCCGGAGAACGTAAAGGCCGCGCAAGATGCTCTGCTCTTCCGGGCCAAGGCCAACTCGCTCGCGCAGCTCGGAAAGTATACAGGCGAGGGTGAGTCTGCAGAGGCTACAAAGGGGATGTTTGTCAAGGGCTACACATACTGA